From a region of the Aeoliella mucimassa genome:
- a CDS encoding HD-GYP domain-containing protein has translation MATILQQRKIPSGYVHLAPSMLRRLSSARIAVYYCGEDSDHPVLYRDAEVELDEDTLKRLIAEKGNNLYVRLSDFRDACNDLAASLGDLVSDETVSPADRFQVMQIAVRFEIERTLKAVGPGKFIELVAKVSQHLNSLVTENELLPNELFAIARHDSQTFSHVTNVAAYAVMLAQQLGITDQTEQHEIAMGAMLHDLGKRSVPKHIITKPGRLSDEEKSLIRTHPLRGYEELHPRTDVTQVQRLMVYQHHEHVDGSGYPVRILKKEIHPWSRLLAVVDVFDALTGSRPYRQPMAISEACEFLSERAGKHFDKEMALLTNSTRTVEARVG, from the coding sequence ATGGCAACCATCCTTCAGCAACGAAAAATCCCCAGCGGATACGTCCACCTGGCTCCCAGCATGCTCAGGCGGCTGAGTAGCGCCCGGATCGCCGTGTATTATTGTGGGGAAGATTCGGATCATCCGGTGTTGTATCGCGACGCAGAAGTGGAGTTGGACGAAGATACCCTGAAGCGATTGATCGCCGAAAAAGGGAACAACCTGTACGTTCGCCTCAGTGACTTTCGCGACGCCTGCAACGACTTGGCCGCGTCGCTTGGCGACCTAGTGTCCGACGAAACCGTGTCGCCGGCCGATCGTTTTCAAGTGATGCAGATCGCTGTGCGGTTCGAGATTGAACGCACGCTAAAAGCAGTAGGCCCAGGCAAGTTCATCGAACTTGTGGCCAAAGTTTCGCAGCATCTTAACAGCCTGGTGACAGAGAACGAGCTGTTACCGAACGAACTGTTCGCCATAGCTCGGCACGACTCGCAAACATTCTCACACGTGACGAACGTTGCCGCCTACGCGGTGATGCTGGCCCAGCAACTCGGAATCACCGATCAGACCGAGCAACATGAGATTGCCATGGGGGCGATGCTGCACGACCTCGGTAAGCGATCAGTTCCCAAGCATATTATTACGAAGCCTGGTCGCTTGTCCGATGAGGAGAAGTCGCTCATTCGCACCCACCCGCTGCGTGGTTACGAAGAGCTGCATCCCCGAACTGACGTGACCCAAGTCCAGCGATTGATGGTGTATCAGCACCATGAGCACGTGGACGGCAGCGGCTATCCCGTCCGGATCTTGAAGAAAGAAATACATCCCTGGTCGAGATTGCTGGCCGTGGTCGACGTGTTTGATGCCCTGACCGGAAGTCGACCTTATCGACAACCGATGGCAATAAGTGAAGCGTGCGAGTTCTTGTCGGAAAGAGCGGGCAAACATTTTGATAAGGAGATGGCCTTGTTGACTAACTCCACTCGAACTGTGGAAGCCCGAGTTGGGTGA